One window of the Brevibacterium limosum genome contains the following:
- the purS gene encoding phosphoribosylformylglycinamidine synthase subunit PurS: MARVVVEVMPKPEILDPQGKAISGGLTRLGFTGFGGVRQGKRFELEVEGEATEEVLAQAREAAEKLLSNPVIENVVAVRVAEDAS; the protein is encoded by the coding sequence ATGGCACGTGTCGTCGTTGAGGTGATGCCCAAACCCGAGATCCTTGACCCCCAGGGCAAGGCGATCTCCGGCGGACTGACCCGCCTGGGCTTCACCGGGTTCGGTGGGGTTCGTCAGGGCAAGAGATTCGAACTCGAGGTCGAAGGCGAAGCCACCGAGGAAGTCCTCGCACAGGCGCGCGAAGCCGCGGAGAAGCTTCTGTCGAATCCCGTGATCGAAAACGTTGTGGCAGTGCGTGTGGCCGAGGATGCCTCGTGA
- the purQ gene encoding phosphoribosylformylglycinamidine synthase subunit PurQ, with translation MTAVAADPTAEAAAESAVSVGVVTFPGTLDDRDAARAVRLAGANPVNLWHADSTLSGVDAVILPGGFSYGDYLRCGAIAGFAPIMESVVAAANAGMPVLGICNGFQILCESRLLPGALIRNDHQHFICRDQDLVVENADTAWTSDYEQGQTIRIPLKNGEGGFVATDEVLDELESTGRVVFRYQGFNPNGSLRDIAGITNEAGNVVGLMPHPEHAVEAGFGPESGSGIDGQGVFSSAVRTLVAKG, from the coding sequence GTGACCGCTGTCGCTGCTGATCCCACCGCCGAGGCGGCTGCCGAGTCCGCGGTCTCCGTCGGAGTCGTCACGTTCCCCGGAACACTTGATGACCGTGACGCCGCCCGCGCCGTGCGCCTGGCCGGAGCGAACCCGGTGAACCTGTGGCATGCGGATTCGACCCTGTCCGGCGTCGACGCCGTCATCCTGCCCGGCGGTTTCTCCTATGGCGACTACCTGCGCTGCGGTGCGATCGCCGGTTTCGCTCCGATCATGGAGTCCGTCGTCGCCGCGGCGAATGCCGGTATGCCGGTGCTCGGCATCTGCAATGGCTTCCAGATCCTCTGCGAATCCCGGCTGCTGCCCGGTGCGCTCATCCGCAACGATCACCAGCACTTCATCTGCCGCGACCAGGACCTGGTCGTGGAGAACGCGGACACCGCGTGGACGAGCGACTATGAGCAGGGGCAGACCATCCGCATTCCGCTGAAGAACGGTGAGGGCGGGTTCGTCGCCACCGACGAGGTGCTCGACGAGCTCGAGTCCACCGGACGTGTGGTCTTCCGCTACCAGGGCTTCAATCCGAACGGTTCTCTGCGCGACATCGCCGGGATCACGAACGAAGCAGGCAACGTCGTCGGCCTCATGCCGCACCCCGAACACGCCGTCGAGGCCGGTTTCGGTCCCGAATCCGGCAGCGGAATCGACGGTCAGGGGGTCTTCTCCTCGGCCGTGCGCACGCTCGTCGCCAAGGGCTGA
- a CDS encoding peptidoglycan-binding domain-containing protein, with translation MVNPGQPTIRRGDTGATVLRAQRALRRTPDLSVDVDGDFGPDTEAGVKRFQEGAGPTVDGIVGDETWEALPNGGPMPLLQTGSKGEVVRDLQEALIAGADSGDWPSPGEADGDFGTGTRESVEGFQNWGGVDSDGIVGDKTWAVPLHATNSTLETAVGLDWAEE, from the coding sequence ATGGTCAATCCCGGACAGCCCACAATCAGACGCGGCGACACAGGCGCCACAGTCCTGCGGGCTCAGCGAGCCCTGCGGAGAACCCCCGATCTCAGCGTCGACGTCGACGGTGATTTCGGTCCCGACACCGAAGCGGGGGTGAAGCGATTCCAGGAGGGTGCCGGACCGACGGTCGACGGAATCGTCGGAGACGAAACCTGGGAGGCCCTGCCGAACGGCGGACCGATGCCCCTGCTGCAGACGGGGTCGAAAGGCGAGGTCGTCCGCGATCTGCAGGAGGCCCTCATCGCCGGAGCGGACAGTGGCGACTGGCCGTCGCCAGGCGAAGCCGACGGAGACTTCGGGACCGGCACCAGAGAATCCGTGGAGGGCTTTCAGAACTGGGGCGGGGTCGACTCCGACGGCATCGTCGGAGACAAGACCTGGGCAGTCCCGCTGCACGCGACGAACAGCACTCTCGAGACAGCTGTCGGACTCGACTGGGCCGAGGAGTAA
- a CDS encoding LPXTG cell wall anchor domain-containing protein, translating to MKRLAMAATFALALSIGGVSPAVAQADDSSPPESTDIRAAGDAGNAGADTPGTENPPTGPGEDAADPGDDGTPTEPGDGEDSADPGGDENAADPDEGSAEPTEESRPIDASFSLDQPTMPVDEAAEAIPYTITGLEAGDTVTADPGENGSVTVDSDGTFNGELRGNTELKVGDVVDVTVTVARDGQESKTFTGSVEITENHDDSDAAVSVDPQSQGIDSYLDNGVDITVSSCEAGEEVTVTIVRKGDDTNIWEETKTAGDDGSVSTSFMPGTGGDGWIGGFVVSAKCGDESAESTYSVTENDDGSDADLSVTPQSQKLADFLENGVNITLVNCHVDSDVKFQVSSAKDPDTVIWDETQEAGEDAAGSARFVPDGDGGQGWVGDFIVLASCGDKSAETTFTVTDDGSVVDPKLSIDPERISGVDFIDRDKGVQMTITDCAADAEVHFEVYSGDKSEKLYEQTATADEDGAAGIQVYGLGDDPAYYVGSYQVFADCMDVSRSGEFVVTGGGSGGGGEGESGEAGGSGGGSSMPRTGAELTGLGAGALLILGGAAAIGLARRKNKD from the coding sequence ATGAAACGGTTGGCAATGGCGGCAACATTCGCTTTGGCTCTCTCCATCGGTGGAGTGAGCCCGGCGGTCGCGCAGGCAGACGACAGTTCACCCCCTGAATCGACAGACATCCGGGCCGCAGGAGACGCAGGCAACGCGGGCGCCGACACCCCGGGAACAGAGAACCCACCCACGGGCCCCGGCGAGGACGCCGCAGATCCCGGCGACGACGGAACACCAACCGAACCCGGTGACGGCGAGGACTCCGCTGATCCGGGAGGCGACGAGAACGCCGCCGATCCGGACGAAGGCTCAGCCGAGCCGACCGAGGAGTCGCGCCCGATCGACGCCTCGTTCTCCCTCGACCAGCCGACGATGCCGGTCGACGAGGCGGCGGAAGCCATCCCCTACACGATCACCGGCCTCGAGGCAGGAGACACCGTCACCGCCGATCCCGGCGAGAATGGCTCCGTCACCGTCGACAGCGACGGAACGTTCAACGGAGAGCTCCGCGGCAACACCGAGCTCAAGGTCGGCGATGTCGTCGACGTCACTGTGACTGTCGCCCGCGACGGTCAGGAGTCGAAGACGTTCACCGGCAGCGTGGAGATCACCGAAAACCACGACGACTCGGATGCAGCCGTCAGCGTCGATCCGCAGAGCCAGGGCATCGATTCGTACCTCGACAACGGCGTCGACATCACCGTGAGCAGCTGCGAGGCGGGCGAAGAGGTGACCGTCACCATCGTCCGCAAGGGCGACGACACGAACATCTGGGAAGAGACCAAGACCGCCGGCGACGACGGTTCGGTCTCCACGTCCTTCATGCCCGGCACCGGAGGCGATGGATGGATCGGTGGCTTCGTGGTCAGCGCGAAGTGCGGTGACGAGAGCGCCGAGTCGACATACTCGGTCACTGAGAACGACGACGGATCCGATGCGGATCTCAGCGTGACTCCACAGAGCCAGAAGTTGGCTGATTTCCTCGAGAACGGCGTCAACATCACTCTCGTCAACTGCCATGTCGACTCCGACGTGAAGTTCCAAGTGAGCTCCGCAAAAGACCCCGACACCGTGATCTGGGACGAGACCCAGGAAGCCGGTGAAGACGCAGCCGGATCCGCCCGGTTCGTCCCCGACGGCGACGGCGGCCAAGGGTGGGTCGGAGACTTCATCGTCCTGGCTTCCTGCGGCGACAAGAGCGCAGAGACCACGTTCACTGTCACCGATGACGGCAGCGTCGTCGACCCGAAGCTCTCGATCGACCCCGAACGAATCTCCGGAGTCGATTTCATCGACAGGGACAAGGGCGTGCAGATGACAATCACCGACTGCGCAGCGGACGCCGAGGTCCATTTCGAGGTGTACTCCGGGGACAAGAGCGAGAAGCTCTACGAGCAGACCGCAACGGCTGATGAGGACGGCGCAGCCGGAATCCAGGTCTATGGCCTCGGTGACGATCCGGCATACTACGTCGGCAGCTATCAGGTCTTTGCCGACTGCATGGATGTCAGCAGATCAGGCGAGTTCGTCGTCACCGGCGGCGGATCCGGCGGCGGGGGCGAAGGGGAGTCCGGTGAAGCCGGCGGCTCCGGAGGGGGCTCATCGATGCCGCGCACCGGTGCCGAACTCACCGGGCTGGGTGCAGGCGCTCTGCTCATCCTCGGCGGTGCAGCGGCCATCGGCTTGGCCCGCCGGAAGAACAAGGACTGA
- a CDS encoding ABC transporter ATP-binding protein, whose translation MADDTSTETVVAPEDEYIPSGEELEMSGGTPPRKAKHFWPSVKRLFGLMASEKKGMIYVVALVVGSVVLTVIAPKVLGKAMDVVYSGIIGAQLPEGANIDDIIAGARAEGRDDFADMLATADVVPGQGIDFTALGQIIIVVLLMYLVASMLMWAQGYILNALVMRVVYRLREDIERKINRLPLRYFDTRQRGDVMSRVTNDVDNIQQALQQAFSQLVQSALTIIGIGVMMFIVSWQLALLALIALPLSAIIAGVIGTRSQKLFKAQWKHTGEVNGHVEESFSGLDIVRAFGRDEVMLEEFDRRNESLYKASAGAQFVSGMIMPSMQFVSYLSYVLIAVAGGLKVATGQMTLGDATAFIQYSREFSQPISEMAGVANMLQSGVASAERTFELLDAEEEDPDEVQRELPPRTPGKVEFSEVSFRYAPEMSLIEKVSFTAEPGHTVAIVGPTGAGKTTLVNLVMRFYEITGGTIFLDGIDTRDLSRADLRSHVGMVLQDAWLFEGTIADNIRYGRLGATDEEVIAAAKATTVDRFVRQLPDGYDTVIDSDGGSVSAGERQLITIARAFLADPSLLILDEATSSVDTRTEVLVQQAMAALRTDRTSFVIAHRLSTIRDAHTILVMEDGAIVEHGNHDELLAAEGAYYRLYMSQFRGEDAEEQFTAEVLAETETGGPADEAATSDGDGADGMNDDGGGAEVRAAEAPPQQA comes from the coding sequence ATGGCCGACGACACCTCAACAGAGACCGTGGTGGCACCGGAAGACGAATACATCCCCAGCGGTGAAGAGCTCGAGATGAGCGGAGGCACACCTCCGCGCAAGGCCAAGCACTTCTGGCCCTCGGTCAAACGGCTGTTCGGACTCATGGCCAGCGAGAAGAAGGGCATGATCTACGTCGTCGCCCTCGTCGTCGGCTCCGTCGTCCTCACCGTCATCGCGCCCAAGGTGCTCGGCAAAGCGATGGACGTCGTCTACTCCGGCATCATCGGCGCTCAGCTGCCCGAGGGTGCTAACATCGATGACATCATCGCCGGCGCCCGCGCCGAAGGGCGAGACGACTTCGCCGATATGCTCGCCACCGCCGATGTGGTCCCCGGACAGGGGATCGACTTCACTGCACTCGGGCAGATCATCATCGTCGTCCTGCTCATGTACCTCGTTGCCTCGATGCTCATGTGGGCACAGGGCTATATCCTCAACGCCCTGGTCATGCGCGTGGTCTACCGACTGCGTGAGGACATCGAACGCAAGATCAACCGGCTGCCGCTGCGCTATTTCGACACCCGTCAGCGCGGCGACGTGATGTCGCGAGTGACCAACGACGTCGACAACATCCAGCAGGCCCTGCAGCAGGCGTTCTCGCAGCTCGTGCAGTCGGCGCTGACGATCATCGGCATCGGCGTGATGATGTTCATCGTGTCCTGGCAGCTCGCACTGCTGGCTCTCATCGCCCTGCCGCTGTCGGCGATCATCGCCGGTGTCATCGGCACCCGGTCGCAGAAGCTGTTCAAAGCACAGTGGAAGCACACCGGGGAGGTCAACGGGCACGTCGAAGAATCGTTCTCCGGCCTCGACATCGTCCGCGCCTTCGGCCGTGACGAGGTCATGCTCGAGGAGTTCGACCGGCGCAACGAATCGCTGTACAAGGCTTCGGCGGGAGCACAGTTCGTCTCCGGCATGATCATGCCCTCGATGCAGTTCGTGTCCTACCTCAGCTATGTCCTCATCGCCGTCGCCGGCGGACTCAAGGTTGCGACGGGACAGATGACGCTCGGCGATGCGACCGCGTTCATCCAGTACTCACGCGAGTTCTCACAGCCGATCTCCGAGATGGCCGGCGTCGCGAACATGCTTCAGTCCGGTGTCGCCTCGGCGGAGCGGACCTTCGAGCTGCTCGACGCCGAGGAGGAGGACCCTGACGAGGTGCAGCGGGAGCTGCCGCCGCGCACTCCCGGTAAGGTCGAGTTCTCCGAAGTGAGCTTCCGCTACGCTCCGGAGATGTCTCTCATCGAAAAGGTGTCCTTCACCGCGGAACCGGGCCATACGGTGGCGATCGTCGGCCCGACGGGTGCCGGCAAGACCACCTTGGTCAACCTCGTGATGCGCTTCTACGAGATCACGGGAGGGACTATCTTCCTCGACGGCATCGACACCCGCGACCTCAGCCGCGCCGACCTGCGTTCCCATGTGGGCATGGTGCTTCAGGACGCCTGGCTGTTCGAGGGCACGATCGCCGACAACATCCGCTATGGTCGGCTGGGCGCCACCGATGAGGAAGTCATCGCGGCCGCCAAGGCGACGACGGTCGACAGGTTCGTGCGGCAGCTGCCCGACGGCTATGACACCGTCATCGATTCCGACGGCGGCAGCGTCTCGGCCGGCGAGCGGCAGCTGATCACCATCGCCCGAGCCTTCCTCGCCGACCCGTCGCTGCTCATCCTCGATGAGGCGACCTCCTCGGTCGACACCCGCACCGAGGTGCTCGTGCAGCAGGCGATGGCGGCCCTGCGGACCGATCGGACGTCGTTCGTCATCGCTCACCGACTGTCGACGATCCGCGACGCCCACACCATCCTCGTGATGGAGGACGGAGCGATCGTCGAACACGGCAATCACGATGAGCTGCTCGCCGCCGAAGGCGCCTACTACAGGCTGTACATGTCGCAGTTCCGTGGGGAGGATGCCGAGGAGCAGTTCACCGCCGAAGTCCTCGCCGAGACCGAAACCGGTGGACCGGCCGACGAGGCGGCGACCTCCGACGGTGACGGTGCGGACGGGATGAATGACGACGGTGGAGGCGCCGAGGTGCGGGCAGCGGAAGCTCCCCCGCAACAGGCCTGA
- a CDS encoding ABC transporter ATP-binding protein codes for MALLRLSLKYAGNYWPFIILVVILQLASTIAALYLPSLNARIIDEGVAKGDTDFIWSTGMTMLLVCLVQVITAITAIYFGARTGMGVGRDLRRAIYRQVDDLSMLEVGKFGSATLITRNTNDVQQVQMLVLMTLNFMVSTPIMCIGGIIMALREDAGLSWLVWVSVPVLFVVVAILVYLLMPLFRRMQDQVDDINGVLREQITGIRVIRAFVREPFETDRYADANRALTETSVKVGNLFVLMFPAIMMILHLATAAVLWFGGHRVDAGQMEVGSLTAFLQYLLQILVAVMMGVFMMMMIPRAVVCAERIAEILDTRSTMAIPSGVTEMPGRGELEFRNVTFGYPGAEVAVLEGLNFTAQPGTTTAIIGSTGAGKSTIVNLIPRLIDPQEGEILIDGTPVTDFNRHQLAQLIGLVPQKPYLFSGTIASNLRFGNDDASDEELWEALRIAQADDFVAEKEDRLEERVAQGGTNYSGGQRQRLCIARALTVKPQIYVFDDSFSALDVATDARLRAALDESTGEATVIVVAQRVSTIRDADQIIVLEAGKIVGRGTHEELAESNSTYREIIESQLTTEEVN; via the coding sequence GTGGCACTACTCCGCCTGTCCCTGAAATACGCCGGAAACTACTGGCCGTTCATCATCCTGGTCGTCATCCTGCAGCTGGCCTCGACCATTGCTGCGCTGTACCTGCCCAGCCTCAATGCTCGGATCATCGACGAAGGTGTTGCCAAGGGCGACACGGACTTCATCTGGTCGACGGGCATGACGATGCTGCTCGTCTGCCTCGTCCAGGTCATCACCGCGATCACCGCAATCTACTTCGGCGCACGGACGGGAATGGGCGTCGGCCGGGACCTCCGCCGCGCCATCTACCGGCAGGTCGACGACCTGTCGATGCTCGAAGTCGGAAAGTTCGGATCCGCTACCCTCATCACCCGCAACACCAATGACGTCCAGCAGGTTCAGATGCTGGTGCTCATGACCCTGAACTTCATGGTCTCGACACCGATCATGTGCATCGGCGGCATCATCATGGCGCTGCGTGAAGACGCGGGGCTGTCCTGGTTGGTGTGGGTGTCCGTGCCCGTCCTCTTCGTCGTCGTCGCCATCCTCGTCTACCTCCTCATGCCGCTGTTCCGCCGCATGCAGGATCAGGTCGATGACATCAACGGCGTCCTGCGCGAACAGATCACGGGCATCCGGGTCATCCGCGCCTTCGTCCGCGAACCCTTCGAAACCGACCGCTACGCCGACGCCAACCGTGCCCTGACCGAAACCTCGGTCAAGGTCGGCAACCTGTTCGTCCTCATGTTCCCCGCCATCATGATGATCCTCCACCTCGCCACCGCCGCCGTCCTGTGGTTCGGAGGTCACCGGGTCGACGCCGGACAGATGGAAGTGGGATCGCTGACCGCGTTCCTGCAGTACCTGCTGCAGATCCTCGTGGCCGTGATGATGGGCGTGTTCATGATGATGATGATTCCGCGGGCCGTCGTCTGCGCCGAACGCATCGCCGAGATCCTCGACACCCGCAGCACGATGGCGATTCCGTCGGGTGTCACGGAGATGCCCGGCCGTGGTGAGCTCGAATTCCGCAATGTCACCTTCGGATACCCCGGCGCCGAGGTGGCCGTCCTCGAAGGACTGAACTTCACCGCCCAGCCCGGTACGACCACCGCGATCATCGGATCGACCGGTGCCGGGAAGTCGACGATCGTCAACCTCATCCCCAGACTCATCGACCCGCAGGAAGGCGAGATCCTCATCGACGGCACCCCCGTCACCGACTTCAACCGGCACCAGCTGGCTCAGCTGATCGGTCTGGTACCGCAGAAGCCGTACCTGTTCTCCGGAACAATCGCCTCGAACCTGCGATTCGGCAATGACGACGCCAGCGACGAGGAGCTGTGGGAGGCCCTGCGCATCGCTCAGGCCGACGATTTCGTTGCCGAGAAGGAGGACCGCCTCGAGGAACGCGTGGCCCAGGGAGGCACGAACTATTCCGGCGGGCAGCGTCAGCGGCTGTGCATCGCCAGAGCCCTGACGGTGAAGCCGCAGATCTATGTCTTCGACGATTCGTTCTCCGCCCTCGACGTCGCCACCGACGCACGGCTGCGGGCAGCCCTCGACGAATCGACGGGGGAGGCCACGGTCATCGTCGTGGCCCAACGCGTGTCGACGATCCGCGACGCCGATCAGATCATCGTCCTCGAAGCCGGGAAGATCGTCGGCCGCGGCACGCATGAGGAACTCGCCGAGTCGAACTCGACCTACCGCGAGATCATCGAATCGCAGCTGACCACGGAAGAGGTGAACTGA
- a CDS encoding DUF6882 domain-containing protein, whose product MSSTLQDLVNRAVFYSTEVQTHFGALIADAEWEVDFSADPHLTFTSADGVVLRARPHLVGSESDREKTWLWGWENVNDFPDAVVGLSHEVRKFGAAEEVSELTTAELNLDEELALRLTLASKEATDKWAHYPAAAGAGTTVWLLVDAAEIALPAPQVKVSVRALMQGLTQTTVTDHRAAIASYVAKRGIPTAELPDGGLRMLFADGSADLSFDDQRRISNCDLNAPLEGEAAEQFAAAADSAGTPAEAAAASRTPGPTPAPAAEETAAPSTTAPVAPTPTQAEEAPRTESVPVEEPAAESSAAAGAQADEVAEPASEGTDTSQERKRPEAEQPRGDKPVEPAEAETPVEEESAEETKPKKKGLFSKLFGR is encoded by the coding sequence ATGAGCTCAACTCTGCAGGACCTGGTCAATCGCGCCGTTTTCTACTCAACTGAGGTGCAGACGCATTTCGGTGCGCTCATCGCCGACGCCGAATGGGAAGTCGACTTCAGCGCCGACCCGCACCTGACGTTCACGTCTGCCGACGGTGTCGTCCTGCGCGCCAGGCCGCATCTGGTCGGTTCGGAGTCGGATCGGGAGAAGACGTGGCTGTGGGGGTGGGAGAACGTCAACGACTTCCCCGACGCCGTCGTCGGCCTCTCCCACGAGGTGCGCAAGTTCGGCGCCGCTGAGGAGGTCAGCGAGCTCACGACCGCCGAACTCAACCTCGATGAGGAGCTCGCACTGCGTCTGACTCTGGCCTCGAAGGAGGCCACCGACAAATGGGCCCACTACCCTGCCGCTGCCGGCGCCGGAACCACGGTGTGGCTACTCGTCGATGCCGCCGAGATCGCACTGCCCGCCCCGCAGGTCAAGGTCTCGGTGCGTGCGCTCATGCAGGGGCTGACACAGACGACGGTGACCGATCACCGCGCGGCCATCGCATCGTACGTTGCCAAGCGCGGCATTCCGACGGCAGAGCTCCCCGATGGGGGCCTGCGGATGCTGTTCGCCGATGGATCCGCGGACCTGTCCTTCGACGATCAGCGCCGAATCTCCAACTGCGATCTGAATGCGCCCCTTGAGGGCGAGGCCGCTGAGCAGTTCGCCGCCGCTGCGGATTCCGCTGGCACCCCCGCCGAGGCGGCCGCCGCCTCCCGTACGCCGGGCCCGACTCCCGCTCCCGCCGCGGAAGAGACTGCCGCACCTTCGACGACGGCGCCGGTGGCCCCCACGCCGACTCAGGCAGAAGAGGCCCCCCGTACAGAGTCGGTGCCGGTCGAGGAGCCCGCTGCGGAGTCGTCCGCGGCCGCCGGAGCTCAGGCCGACGAGGTTGCCGAACCCGCGTCAGAAGGCACAGACACGTCGCAGGAGCGGAAGCGGCCGGAAGCCGAGCAGCCGCGAGGAGACAAGCCTGTCGAACCTGCCGAAGCGGAGACACCAGTCGAAGAAGAGTCTGCCGAGGAGACCAAGCCGAAGAAGAAGGGACTGTTCTCGAAGCTGTTCGGGCGCTGA